A window from Salmo trutta chromosome 29, fSalTru1.1, whole genome shotgun sequence encodes these proteins:
- the LOC115167239 gene encoding aquaporin-9-like, whose product MSAGNMELEGKRKMKEQCALRKDIIKEFLAEFLGIFVLILFGCGSVAQTVLSKGALGEPLTIHIGFTLGVMMAVYVAGGVSGAHVNPAVSLAMVVLGKLPIKKFPVYVAAQFLGAFAGSCAVYGLYYDALMEHTGGVMQVTGVNATANIWASYPAKHISVLGGFVDQVIGTAALILCILAIIDGKNIGAPKGMEPLCIGLIIMAIGVSMGLNCGYPINPARDLGPRLFTAVAGWGMEVFRAGGCWWWIPVAGPMVGGVVGAAVYFLFIEVHHAEPEEQGENNVKDKYEMVTLN is encoded by the exons ATGTCCGCGGGAAATATGGAACTTGAGGGCAAAAGAAAAATGAAGGAGCAATGTGCCCTGAGGAAGGACATCATCAAAGAGTTCCTGGCAGAATTTCTGGGGATATTCGTATTAATA CTCTTTGGATGTGGCTCGGTGGCCCAGACAGTGCTGAGTAAGGGAGCTCTGGGAGAACCCCTAACCATCCACATCGGCTTCACTCTGGGGGTGATGATGGCCGTCTACGTGGCTGGGGGAGTGTCAG GGGCTCATGTGAACCCAGCAGTCTCTCTGGCCATGGTGGTCCTGGGCAAGCTGCCTATAAAGAAGTTCCCTGTCTACGTGGCAGCACAGTTCCTGGGTGCCTTCGCTGGATCTTGTGCTGTCTATGGGTTGTATTATG ATGCCTTAATGGAACACACAGGAGGAGTTATGCAAGTTACTGGCGTCAATGCCACAGCTAATATATGGGCATCCTACCCTGCCAAGCACATCTCAGTCCTTGGAGGATTCGTAGACCAG GTGATAGGAACAGCTGCCTTGATCCTGTGCATTCTGGCCATTATTGATGGGAAGAACATTGGAGCTCCTAAAGGGATGGAGCCACTGTGCATTGGCCTGATCATTATGGCCATCGGAGTGTCCATGGGACTCAACTGTGGCTATCCCATCAACCCTGCCAGAGATCTGGGCCCAAGGCTCTTCACTGCTGTGGCTGGATGGGGCATGGAGGTGTTCCG TGCTGGAGGCTGCTGGTGGTGGATCCCAGTAGCGGGGCCCATGGTGGGAGGAGTGGTGGGGGCTGCCGTTTACTTCCTGTTCATCGAGGTGCACCATGCCGAGCCTGAGGAACAGGGGGAGAACAACGTCAAGGACAAATACGAGATGGTCACCCTGAATTAG